A window of the Cannabis sativa cultivar Pink pepper isolate KNU-18-1 chromosome X, ASM2916894v1, whole genome shotgun sequence genome harbors these coding sequences:
- the LOC115722809 gene encoding uncharacterized protein LOC115722809, with product MYGPPYAIMKKDFWDWLLQKVQLCSDAWAVMGDLNVIMDENEKLGGRPYQLREGNILKEFILNTGGVDLGFEGAPCPWQNTRSYSHHIRKQLDRAIADDQWCVSFPRVTVVHLPIYGSDHAPILLKVVGDNEKLLYPFQFLEAEEQIWDYFQSNFKKLYQSADPIFDGDFESLFSDQVTVEENEAICNILSEEEIRSVVFRMHPLKSPSSYMVSPARVLHL from the exons ATGTACGGCCCGCCCTATGCAATCATGAAGAAGGATTTTTGGGATTGGCTTCTCCAAAAAGTGCAACTCTGTTCAGACGCTTGGGCTGTAATGGGTGATCTGAACGTAATTATGGATGAAAATGAAAAACTTGGGGGGCGACCGTATCAATTACGTGAAGGTAACATTCTCAAGGAGTTCATTTTAAACACGGGAGGAGTTGATTTGGGGTTTGAAGGTGCCCCTTGCCCCTGGCAAAATACAAGGTCTTATTCCCACCACATCCGCAAACAACTTGATAGAGCAATTGCGGATGATCAATGGTGTGTTTCCTTTCCTAGGGTTACGGTTGTGCATCTGCCAATATATGGATCGGATCATGCTCCAATCTTGCTAAAAGTCGTGGGAGATAATGAAAAGCTCTTGTATCCCTTTCAGTTCCTAGAA GCAGAGGAACAGATTTGGGATTACTTCCAGAGTAATTTTAAAAAGCTATACCAGTCCGCAGACCCAATTTTTGATGGAGATTTCGAGTCCCTATTTTCAGATCAGGTTACTGTGGAGGAGAATGAAGCAATCTGCAACATTCTGAGTGAAGAAGAGATCAGAAGTGTGGTTTTCAGAATGCACCCTCTCAAATCCCCCAGCTCGTATATGGTTTCTCCAGCCAGAGTGTTGCACCTTTAG